From one Rosa rugosa chromosome 4, drRosRugo1.1, whole genome shotgun sequence genomic stretch:
- the LOC133744180 gene encoding MDIS1-interacting receptor like kinase 2-like: MEIGNLKSLVDLSLSTNQLSGSIPPALGDLTNLTSLYLYSNYLSSTIPMEIGNLKSLVNLDMSLNQLYGSIPTTLGDLMNLTTLHLYSNNLSSTIPMEIGNLKSLVDLDLSFNQLSGSILLTLGNLTNLTDLYLNSNNLSGTIPTTLSDLHNLKFLYLRDNQLSGSIPPTLGNIQKLIELELDTNQFSGYLPHNICRAGSLRKFTADTNHLIGPIPKSLKTCTSLFRVRLDKNQLTGNISEDFGVYPSLNFIDLSNNQLYGEISPNWGLCPKLTSLRIAGNKLTGSIPAEISTATQIQELDLSSNHLVGMIPKEFGSLTSLVKLMMDGNQLSGGVPSEFKSLADLEYLDLSANKFNDSIPSFVGDFLKLSYLNLSNNKFSQAIPFQLGKLIHLSKLDLSFNTLEGQIPLDISNMQSLEILNISHNNLSGFIPTSFEDMRWLSYVDISYNDLEGPLPNNKAFQFAPREALLGNKGLCGNARFLQACNISNDHILGFLITFPLLRALALALALVFLFAFLAKRKKKDQHMNQKNMHKEILFSVINFDGKSMYEEIVRATKDFDSMYCIGNGGHGSVYIASLSSNNIVAVKKLHPLCNDENNIQNEFLNEIRALTEIRHRNIVKLYGFCSHKRHSLLVYEYLERGRLATMLSKDDEVKEFGWRKRVNIVKGVAHALCYMHHDCLPLIVHRDISSKNILLDSKYEASVSDFGTAKFLNPDSANWTAHAGTYGYVAPGNLVVFCSFSFRPFYGLSY, from the coding sequence ATGGAGATAGGAAACCTGAAATCATTGGTGGATCTGTCATTGAGCACCAATCaactcagtggttcaattccgCCAGCATTAGGTGATCTGACCAACCTTACGAGTCTCTATCTCTATTCAAATTATCTTTCTAGCACTATTCCTATGGAGATAGGGAACCTAAAATCATTGGTAAATCTAGATATGAGTTTAAATCAACTCTATGGTTCAATTCCAACAACATTGGGTGATCTTATGAACCTTACCACTCTCCATCTCTATTCAAATAATCTTTCCAGCACTATTCCCATGGAGATAGGAAACCTGAAATCATTGGTGGATCTAGACTTGAGCTTCAATCAACTTAGTGGTTCAATTCTGCTAACATTGGGTAATTTGACCAACCTTACCGATCTTTATCTCAATTCAAATAACCTTTCCGGAACCATTCCGACAACATTAAGTGACTTGCAtaacttgaaatttttataCCTCCGTGACAACCAACTTTCTGGGTCCATCCCTCCAACGCTAGGAAATATCCAGAAATTGATCGAATTGGAATTAGATACAAACCAATTTTCCGGCTATTTGCCGCACAACATTTGCCGAGCTGGATCGCTTAGAAAGTTTACGGCAGACACCAACCATCTAATTGGCCCAATTCCAAAAAGCTTAAAAACCTGCACAAGCTTATTCAGAGTGCGTCTTGACAAGAACCAATTGACAGGCAACATATCTGAAGATTTTGGTGTTTATCCTAGTCTGAATTTTATAGATTTGAGCAACAATCAACTTTATGGTGAAATCTCACCAAATTGGGGATTGTGCCCAAAATTAACATCCCTACGAATTGCGGGAAATAAACTTACTGGTTCTATACCAGCTGAGATTAGTACCGCAACCCAAATTCAAGAGCTGGATCTTTCATCAAATCATTTGGTCGGGATGATTCCGAAAGAGTTTGGGAGCTTGACTTCACTGGTGAAGCTAATGATGGATGGCAATCAACTTTCAGGTGGTGTCCCTTCAGAGTTTAAATCATTGGCTGATCTAGAATATCTTGATCTATCAGCAAACAAATTCAATGATTCAATTCCAAGCTTTGTAGGTGACTTTCTCAAGTTAAGTTACTTGAATTTGAGCAACAACAAATTCAGTCAAGCAATTCCATTTCAGTTGGGGAAGTTAATTCATCTGTCCAAACTAGATTTGAGTTTTAACACACTTGAAGGTCAGATACCATTAGATATTAGCAACATGCAGAGTCTGGAGATACTTAATATATCCCACAACAATCTTTCTGGTTTCATTCCAACAAGTTTTGAAGACATGCGCTGGTTATCGTATGTAGACATATCCTACAATGACTTGGAAGGTCCACTTCCCAACAACAAAGCATTTCAATTTGCTCCTCGAGAAGCATTGCTAGGGAACAAGGGCTTGTGTGGCAACGCACGATTTTTGCAAGCCTGCAATATCTCAAACGACCACATATTGGGATTTCTAATAACGTTTCCTTTGTTGCGAGCACTTGCACTTGCACTTGCACTTGTCTTTTTATTTGCTTTtctagcaaaaagaaaaaagaaagatcaaCACATGAACCAAAAGAACATGCATAAGGAGATTTTGTTTTCAGTAATAAATTTTGATGGCAAGTCAATGTACGAGGAAATCGTAAGGGCAACAAAAGATTTTGATTCCATGTATTGCATTGGGAACGGAGGACATGGAAGTGTTTACATAGCCAGTCTCTCATCTAACAACATAGTTGCAGTGAAGAAACTTCATCCTTTGTGCAATGATGAGAATAATATTCAGAATGAATTCTTGAATGAAATAAGGGCACTAACTGAGATTCGACACCGAAACATTGTAAAGCTTTATGGTTTCTGTTCACACAAGCGACATTCCCTTTTGGTGTATGAGTATCTTGAAAGAGGTAGACTGGCCACTATGTTGAGCAAAGATGATGAAGTTAAAGaatttgggtggagaaaaaGAGTGAATATTGTGAAAGGTGTAGCTCATGCATTGTGTTACATGCACCACGATTGCTTGCCACTAATTGTCCATCGTGACATATCGAGCAAGAACATATTGCTGGACTCTAAATATGAGGCCTCTGTTTCGGACTTTGGCACTGCAAAGTTCTTAAACCCGGACTCAGCTAATTGGACTGCCCATGCAGGCACATATGGATATGTGGCACCAGGTAACCTTGTTGTTTTCTGTTCATTTAGTTTTAGACCTTTTTATGGTTTATCTTATTAG
- the LOC133742615 gene encoding uncharacterized protein LOC133742615, which yields MKRCNQAAQVPMGTSSPGTGGSIDLNLGSTGSTGAGGSIDINFGPAGGSIDINFGSTSSTGAGGSIDLNFGSTASTGGQSSMEQRGGVRQEFETLPLFPVHGEDVYGNPKTTSEEGSAYDYYFGGSGGYNRGSPVSLELSLNPSGATD from the exons atgaagaggtgcaatcaggctgctcaagtgcccatgggaactagttctcctggtactggtggatccattgatctcaatttggggtccactggttctactggtgctggtggatccatcgacatcaattttgggccagctggtggatccattgacatcaattttgggtccactagttctactggtgctggtggatccattgatctcaattttggttccactgcttctactg gaggacaatcttccatggaacaacgaggaggagttcgccaggagtttgaaactcttcctctgttccccgtgcacggcgaggacgtctatggtaacccgaagactacttccgaggaaggtagcgcatatgattactatttcggtggctcaggcggttacaaccgtggatctccagtttctcttgagctcagcctcaacccatccggagctactgattag